One Scomber japonicus isolate fScoJap1 chromosome 1, fScoJap1.pri, whole genome shotgun sequence DNA window includes the following coding sequences:
- the rnaset2 gene encoding ribonuclease T2 → MRSEMRLRSLFLLSLAAALSSAFVISPPHMWTKLILTHHWPTTFCSMEHCHPNISYWTLHGLWPDKGILCNSSWHFDPSEIEDLLPDMEKSWPDLLNPASVEFWKYEWHKHGTCAAKAATLNSQHKYFSKALELYHKVDLDSILKKFDIIPSDKYYKFSQIEGVIENFYGVKPKIQCVHPSKNADFQILGQIEICFHPDFTLLDCEKEFTLETISKADWDILNLMGVDKPSGFSVCDHDTPVYYPPLHTTTLTY, encoded by the exons ATGAG ATCAGAGATGAGGCTCAGATCTCTTTTTCTGCTCTCTCTGGCAGCAGCCCTGTCCTCTGCCTTTGTGATTTCACCTCC acacATGTGGACCAAGCTGATCCTGACCCACCACTGGCCCACCACCTTCTGTAGT ATGGAGCACTGTCATCCCAACATTAGCTACTGGACACTACATGGATTGtg gCCAGATAAAGGGATTCTTTGCAATTCATCATGGCATTTCGACCCTTCTGAAATAGAG gacCTGCTGCCAGACATGGAGAAGAGTTGGCCTGACTTACTTAACCCCGCTTCTGTTGAATTCTG GAAGTATGAGTGGCACAAACATGGCACATGTGCAGCCAAAGCAGCCACTCTGAACAGTCAACATAAATACTTCAGCAAGGCACTGGAGCTATACCATAAAGTGGACTTGGATAG CATCCTGAAGAAGTTTGACATCATCCCTTCAGACAAATACTACAAA TTTTCACAAATTGAAGGAGTCATAGAAAACTTCTATGGTGTCAAACCCAAGATCCAATGTGTCCATCCATCAAAG AATGCTGATTTCCAGATTTTGGGACAGATTGAGATCTGTTTCCACCCTGACTTCACCCTCCTGGACTGTGAGAAAGAGTTCACACTGGAAACCATTTCTAAGGCAGACTGGGACATTCTCAACCTCATGGGTGTTGACAAGCCATCTGGGTTTAGTGTGTGTGACCATGACACGCCAGTTTACTACCCACCTCTGCACACTACAACCTTAACCTACTAA